The genomic window tgggagagtacttgacttgcaggggcaagtcttagctttggcccatcctcagccacaggagtccactattgaggtcacagaccttactacagaggctggcaggctcagaggtgcattggagggtggttatgagttcttgaggagagaaatcagaggctctagtgagcatgcttctacacagttcactgcactacttcaatctgtttcaagagctctgaacgttcttgattccatcaggctctctcttgcagtccagtctttgacctctgaacgttctcagcctccaggatcatctcgcccacctactcatgccagcacctccactcgtggcagaggcagacggggtagaggacgagctcctggtcgtgatccatcatctccccaccccatctctgatacatctgatttcgatccatagagtcatgagcactactagatccttgttgtttagTCATGTctattgttctttctaggatctgtcattttgggccatgtaatgatgttaactagttgacttttatattatgaaatatgtattgaaacaactatggttttaatcatcttttaattatatatctactctttgtaatggtatcaatcatctcttgattatatatcttctctttgttgctaattcatatctatggtactcaatggcatattttattttatgattgctgtattcagggggagtaaacattaatgattagcacaagaagtttgaagaaacactaaagagagaatgtattcaaaaaaagaggaggagttaacaatgtttgatgatgtcaaaaaggagagaaattaaagaaaagtatcaaaagcaagattattaaatgacttaaaaatataatgagtgaattgctaagcaaaagtatcaaaagagagataaataagagagataaatacaaaacttaatgataaaatgagtgaattgggagaaattaacaagattgctaacaaaatgaatgaattgctctgataccaattgctaagcaaagcaaatgagcaacctttaagattacttcttagacatgctctgatatgctttaaaattagacatgctctgatacatcttaaaatttgacatgctctgatataccttacaattaattcttagacatgtaataatacacttaattgttaaacttactctgatactaaaactaaataatcaaatgagaatgagcaaattttcaagatgccaaGAAATTTGAAGAACAAGCAAATGaataaatgagatattttcaaacacgcaattctcaaatcataaggtaaattctgctttgctctgaaaacaaaaataaattttctactctgataccaaaatcacataatcaaatgagcaaattttcaaatcattaagcaataggcaaattatttatgcaaatgggcacatgtatcacatgccaaaagaatcaatcttcttttcaagcaaatacacttatgagttggtagtaaatctcctatttatcttcaaactacctataatgcatttcattcctttgaaattcatgatcattgattcacatagatgctattgttcaagtgttttgtcatcatcaaaaagggggagattgttgcttcttagattgattttgatgattacaaagcagttgaaggggtaccaataattttcacttgaaaaagacttattgctcttcaggggcaaaattataattttatcaaaactctgatttgatagtatcaaatgatagaacaaaagatttgtgatccaatggtgaaaattttattgattttggacttgtactttgaaagatatgcatgattgaaaatcatgagtcgactcatagcacatgagatgactggcacgctaaaatcctgaccggcactgtcttggcactcccagtgagtcgactcaatgagtcacccccaaggcatgagtcgactcatgagtcgacctctgcgggtctttttgccagttttacagaacctcggaTCCTGCTCGTTTCTGTGatgtttttcacagaggtcgacccatgagtcaacccccaggtatgagtcgacccatgagtcgaccctgtgacGGATttttcgcaatggctagtttttaacccattttaaatgctcttaatgctcttttaattcagtctaacggctctttttcagcctagaaagtTTTCCACtatttttaaagctataaaagggacaaaaatgtggaaatcaacaataagaaaaaggagaacaaaagaagaacaaaaagaggaaaaagagaggattcaaagagagagattttgaaaaagagatttcaagccaacgtttcagtcctaagcaagtgctcattcaaatctttcaagaagccttcaatccaagctcaccaacttctcaagaacactttcaagtctccatccaccttgaggaaatccaaaaaggatcttcttcttttaagtaaagtgtatttaaagttatattcgctcattgaaggagcttttctttgtcttaattgtgctataaattgttatactcagtttgagtgattgattttgttttggaggggtttcaaaataaggaaggttgatccgaaccttgaatcggagtgtatagggttggcttgtacccgaaaataagtggtctagcttgggatagctagagtcggagtttccgattttgtattcgggttgaatacaagtttagtggattggaattccaagtaggagcttgggagtggatgtaggtgcaaggttggcaccgaaccactataaatccttttgtttggtgtgtgcctaattgctcttctttatctcttcattactctcttgcattcttgctcttgctattagccttaaattaattctactctccctatttattttgtttgtcaaacacttctcacaagtcataagtgaagcttaaaatttttagaaacccaattcaccccccctcttgggttgcatagctgggcaacagaatcGGATTAGGGTGATTAGAGATACAATGGGGCAATGGATGACCACTGAGGAGGAGATTAGATAGGAGGTTGTCCAATTTTTTAGATCCCGATGGATGGTGCCATTGGGAGGGGACTGGACTGACACCCCACTCCTGGGGTGGTGGTCTTGAAGCAATAGAATAGGCATCTGGTGGAGGATATTTCCATGAAGAGGTGCGAAGGGCTCTTTGGACCATGGCAGAGGATAAAGCCCCGAACCCGAATGGTTTGTCCTCGCTCTTCTTCAGAGATACTGGCTGATCATTCAGACTGAGGTTATTATGGTGGTGTAAGAGTTTTTTGCCACTAGTCAGATGCCAAGTGCTTGGAAGCAAACATTCATTGCTCAGGTCCCAAAAAGTCATATAACTCAGAGCCTATTCACTTTGGGCCAAGCAGCTTATGTACTAGTCTTTATAAAATCTGTGCTAAACTAATGGTGTGTAGGATGAAGTCCATTCTTTCTCaactgatctatccaaaataggaGGTGTTTGTAAAAAGATGCAGTATCTCCAATAATATTCTTATTGCCCAGGAGTTCATGCACAACCTTCGGTGAGCTACTCCCCGTTGAGGGCTCATAGCGATTAAGCTTGATATAGAACGAGCTTATAATCACATGAGCTGAAATTTCTGGAGAGAACCTTAATGAATTTTGGCTTCCACCCCACCTAGATTGGCTGAATATTAGCTTGTGTTCGGAGATCTTCCTTTGCCATCTTTTTCAATGGGACACCTTCAGATTCTTCTATTCTAGGGTCAGACTATGCCAAGGTTGTCCTCTATCCCATATCTATTTATTATATGTGCTGATACTCTTTCATGAGCTATTCGTGCCGCAATCTAGGGGCCAATCTTAGATCCCTATTTGCCAACACCCTAAGCCCAACTGATCTCGCACCTTCCCTTCACAGATGATTGCTTGCTGCTTGACAGGGCTTTTATCCGAAATGCGATTGGCCTCTGAAGGATTTTAGAGGAGTATTATGCGGTGTTGTGTCAGACTGATGGTGTTTAGTCTAAGGACACCGGCCCAGCTATGGCTTATGATCAAGCATATTTTTGGGATTGATGAGTACAGTGGGACCTTACTGTATCTGGGCATCCCTATCATCGGGCACAGACTGAGGATGGAGTGTGTGGAAGTGGAGTAGATGATATTGCAAGAGTGGTTGGAGGGATGGTAGGCCCGTGCACTATCTATGATGGGGTGAGTTATCCTGGTGAGGTCCATTCTGAGTTTCATTCCTATTTACTTACTTTCACATACAATTATTCCTAGAGTCATGGTGGTGAGGTTGGATCGACACTTTCACAGATTTTTATGGGGATCCTATCTGAGAGGAGGGGAAGGGGTTAACTTGCTTGCATGGGATGTGGTTTTCCAACCTCGATAGGAGGGTGGTCTGGGCATTCCTTCCTTAGCTACAAGGAGGGAGGCCCTAATTATGAGGTATGTAGCTCCGCTTCTTCTCAATTCGGATTCTCTATGGAGCTtcatcatgttggtcaggtaTGATTCATTGTCTGAAGGGGTGAGGCCTATCCGAGGCACGGCACCTCCTTTTTATGCGAGAGATCTACGCTTATGCACATGATGTCctctcccagatgagatggttATTGGGAGAAGGGTATAGTGTGAGGATCCTTCATGATATTTGGATTGGAGATTTACCGTTCTGCAGTAGCCAACCTTCGATAGTGTAGAGGTGATGGCTGTGAGAGTGGCTGATCTTCGTCATACTAATGGTGGGGGTGGGATTTGGCAATAGTGCCTCGGCTACTTGACGGACAGCTGAGAGAGTGGGAGCTATCCTTTGCGACTCCCATCTTCAATAATCTGGATGTTAGGATTTGGGATCGCCCCTGTACTCTAAGGATTGTGATGGCAGATCTTTATCAGATTTATCAGAGTGAGGCTAGTTGACACAGAGATCTCGGATAGATTTGGAGGATTGGAGTGCATCTAAAGATGAGCTTATTTCTTTGGAAGATGGCATGGCACTGGCTCCTTACCAAATTTCTCTTACGAGGTCGAGACATGGATATCTAGTTGGAGTGCCCTTGCTGTGAGATTGAGCGCACTCTCTTCAGGTGCCGAGAGCGATAGCAATCTAGTCCTTAGCTGGGTTGAATTTGCAGGTTGCATAGGTGGAGAACTCTACTTAGATTTTTTTAAAGTTCCTGCAGCACAACATCGGAGATGACCAGACCAGGATGGCAGGGTTTCGTGTGGTCTACCTAGCTCTTCACATTTGGTTGGCCAAGAACAACCTGATTTTCAATTCCAGATAGTTTTCAGCAAGGATTATTTTTGAGAGAGCCTTGGTTATAGTAGCGAAGATCATCAAAGTGACGGCCAGGCCTTCAGAGACCTAGAGCTCCCACCCTACTTATGTAGTGACCCATCAAGTGTTCATCCCCTGGGAGCCCCCTCCTTCATTGCAACTGAAAGTCAACTTCGATGGGAGTGTCAGAGGTAGGTCTCGTGGGGCTGGTTTTGTCATACGGGGATCTGGTTCTTTATTTGTGGTGGCTGGGGGACTCCATCTCTTGAAACCCTTAGTCTCGAAGATGGAGCTCCATGCGGATTGGGCGGGGATCATTTTCGCCAGGTAAATTTTAGGGGCAACCCAGCTTGTTGTAGAGAGTGATTCGGCTATGGTGGTAATATGACTGTAGAGATATACTCATGGCAGAGTCACCCATCCCTTTGTGCATGATGCTGCAAGGTTGCTGGGAGGGTGTACTACACTAATTATCAGGCATGTCTTTCACGAGGTAAACTTGGTGGCTGATTGGATATCATCTTTTGTAGCTGAACACACTAGAAAAACTCTCTGGACCGTGGGGGTGTTGTTCTAGGATGACTTcgggatattttattttctaattttcttgaTTGTATTCATACAAGACTTATTTGAATAAACtgccttatcaaaaaaaaaaagagaaaaggattaGTGAAAGAATGCATATATATCCCATACTTCCATCCATTATCCTCCAAACAATAACAATCTTAACGAGAATTATAGAAATTACAATTTCCTAATTtgcaagtatgaaaaataaagtaaTAGTATAGAATCCAAAATATCATTCTACATAAAATAaccttttctatcaaaaaatactaaataagTGAACCAATCAAGATCCTTTTTTTTCAGACAAATCAAATTAAGAATCATGAATCAAGCTTAGATTTTCATGaatcaataaaaagaaaaaatctaaagaaaagaatCACAAGAATGCTCGCCTTTCGAGAATTCCATGGACTATCATGATGAGATGGTCGAAGAAGAAAGTGGGAGAGATGGAGGAGCTTTAGCCATCCATTTAGCCATTGACGGACTCCTTTTAGCAAACACCTCCCTCCTCGTCTCCTATGCCTTCCCTCTCAAACTGCATTTGGCTCCCAAGATCATGAGAAGGGCAGAGGAAGAGCAGCAATTTGGCATTCTAATGGtgggaagtttttttttttcttttaaattttatataagaaATTCAACGATAGCATTACTTCGATTGtcttttttcacaaaaaaaatctCGTGCTAAGTTAAATTCTACTCATTGAAGTGTGTGggaggattttttatttgaaaaataagtgtCATTGTCTTTTAGCAGCACATGTCAATTATATGTCGTAGTTGTACAGGGtccattaaatatttttttatcattaaaatttaaattaccgATAATTTTTAAGTATGTCTATAAAACAGTGTCGCTGTTCCAATAAATGGATGTAGTGATTGCTTATTTTTTTGCACTAAAATCATGGGAATCTGATTCCCTGAAGTTTTGTACTCTTATATATATAAACTATCTTAGTGAATGCAAAGACAAAAATCACATATTTTATGCAACTCCAGTAAAACAAACAATAATGTTTCAAATATATTCTTAGTTGTGACAACTCTCTCATTCCATTATTGCTCTACAGTCTGGCCTATCTCTATCCATCCTTTTTCTATTTAGCTTTGCCAAATCCTTCCTCATCCTTCTCTTTCTCAATCTTTATTCTATCTCCAACAATTCAACACCTTCTgctcctttctttctattttgacTCTTTCTAATCATCAATTTTTGTTGTATGATATTGAAGATTTTTTTCAAGCTAGAGAAGAAACATCTTCAATTTTTGGAGTTTTGTAAGTATTTTTTGTGGAGTTGAATTTTTCACAGATAGTActtttgaatataatttaatgataaaataaattaagGCTTCCAATATCAATGGAGAACTCTCTTTTGGCAATTTCTTTCGTTTGGTTTACAAAAGATACTAaccatgtaaaaaaaattaaagtatgAAGATTTAATCAAAGCTATCAATTAACTATGGTATTGTAGGTTCTTCTAGATGAGTAAACAAACTAAAATATCAAGAGTGAAAAGCAAATGAAACTTGCTCATGTAGATCAACTTCTTATTTTAAATATGaaggtttttttttaaaaaaaaaggaggaaaaaatatttttcagacgAGAGCATATGTTCTAATCTGTATACCATCGTCAACCCTTTCATAAGAAATACCAAGGAGAgaatttatttatttagattcCTTTTTTTAGTTGAAAGGAGCCTCGAATTTATTTATTTCTAATAAAGGTACAACCATAGGTGCTTACATTTACAAGATACAAAAGTTTAGCTAGGACATGATTGTTGTAATATACAACATCATTTCCTAGTGTACTCTGGCCAGCCAGCCAACTAGTTGGCTCATTCCCTTCTCTAAAGATAAGCATTCCATACTAGGTAGAAAGGCTTTGATCTTTTGAGAATTGAAAGCATCAACAATTCATTTAGTCAATAGTATATAAtacaagagaaggagagaaggagaggaTTAACTCCACAATCCTAGCTTGCCTCCTCTCACTATCTCATTGGTCGTCGTATTCTCAAATTCATGATCAACAAATCTCTTTACACTTGtcctttctcttcttccattATTGCTGTCCAAGTGCCTCACCTATTGATCTCAATGGCTAGATATTAGGTTTGAGAAAGTAGTTTTACTCCCTCAAGTCTCTCTAATAAGAGTCCAATTTATTAAGAGGACATCGAGAAAAGCCCTTTAAATCTTAATAGATATTCTCTTCTTATCCTTATCCAAATTAGCAAGTAAAAATGCCTATACGTGATATTCTTCTAAGAAATCTATTTTCTACTTTATTTTGCTTGTTGTTGTAAGACAttaataaaagagaaatcaaaGAAAACAAAGATCAATGCAAACTCAAAATTTATGTGAAAAACACtttgaataaaaaagaaaaatcatcgaTAGAAATAATTCaagatttttattattttcaatattgaagattacaaaatataagataaaaaatcttaaaaagataCTCATACTTCAAAAGGCAACATATCTTACGTTCTGCCTAataagatgaaaaatttttttattatctttacgaTCAGTGctaatctaaatataaaaatacttATATACTGCTTCTTCTTGTCCCATGTTTAAATGAGTTTACCATATGCTATTTTAAAAGCCTTGCATTAGTAGATACCCACGGAATACTCTCACTGGCTCCGGTGAGAAACAGAATTAACATGCGTTAACTGTAGCCTGAGATATGTATCTGGGGATTGGAATAATTCAACAACGCTGACATGACTGATGGGAGAGTGCATAAGAGCGGACAATGAGCCGTCGGCTTTCGCACTGTTTCTTATTTTGTCACCCTCCCTCTCCAAAAcagatcaaagaaaaaaatggaagtgGATCCCACCACcttcctctccctcctcctcctcctcctcgccaCCCTCTGCCTCTCCTACCACCTCCACCGCCGCCGCGACCGCCTCCCGCCATCGCCGCCGGCCCTTCCACTCATCGGTCACCTCCACCTCCTCACCTCCATGCCCCACCACGCCCTCGCCCGCCTCTCCAGCCGGCTGGGCCCCATCCTCTCCCTCCGCCTCGGCCGCGTCCCGTTCGTCGTCGTCGCCTCCCCGGGGCTCGCCCGCGAGGTCCTCAAGACCCACGACGCCGCCCTCGCCTCCCGCCCCGCACTCCTCTCCGCCCGATACCTCTCCTTCGGCTGCTCCGACGTCACCTTCTCCCCCGCCGGTCCCTACTGGCGCCAGGCCCGCCGCCTCTGCATCTCCGAGCTCCTCGCTCCCCGCCGCGTCGCCGCCTTCCGCCTCGTCCGCCGACAGGAGATCCATCGCCTCCTCCGTTCCGTCGCCTCGTCCGCCACGGCCTCCAGCGGCGGTCGGAGCCACGCCGTCGATCTCAGCGCCAGGTTCTTCAACCTCGCTAACGACGTGCTCTGCCGCGTCGCCTTTGGTCGGCGCTTCTCCGCCGCCGGGTTCCGGCTGCCGGAGGTGCTCGTGGAGTCGCAGGCAAGGCCTTGATTTTTCCATTGTAACGGACATACCGGCCGTTATTTATCCGGCCCTCTCAGGCAAAGATTATACTAACACTGTTATTACTAACACTGTTATTTATCCGGCCCGTTGTAACGGTTATGATGCCTAGtctttgaaatgatgttttttcaaCTATTTATTCgatttaaaatcatattttgcAGCTTgtgtaaaatatttcttatgtaaaaattatattattatcataaatCGTGAAATATTCAGCATGTTGTACTACAACATTATAACAATTAATtacaaaattaagaataaattttttgataaatgtaTCTAATGATCAATATTAGATGTTCACGAAAGAAATTTATAGTCAAAATAACCAATTGTTAGTGTATTAAAGATACATTATTTGACTTAGACTGCTGTTTACTATATAAAATATTACTCTTAGGCTAGCTGCATGTTTAAATTTGACTAAATAAAATCGTGGAGCCCACCGACGTCGCTGTAAGGGTTGTTAATTTGGTGGTAGGCGCTGTTCGCGGGGTTCACGGTGGGCGATTTCTTCCCCGGGTTGGAGTGGGTGAACTCGGCGACGGGCCTGCGGCGGCGGCTGGAGAAGAACCGCGACGATCTGAGCGCCGTCTGCGACGAAATAATCGCCGATCACCAACGTCGAATCGGTGGACCCGATCGCGAGGAGGAGGACTTCTTGGATGTCTTGCCCGGATCCAGAAGTCCCCGGATCTGGAGGTTCCCATCACCGACGATAATCTCAAAGCACTCGTTCTGGTTCGGCCCTTCTTTCGTTtccttttccttcctttttttttttttttccaattatgCGGCAAGCGTACGGGATAGTTTAGTACGGCTgtgcttatataatttttatatacggTAGCTGCATCCAGCGTTCACATGTTGATGTCGAACGATCTGGACCGTTTGTTATTATATCTGGGATTTGTCGTCATTTGGATGCCATTTCCTGGACGCAACAACTTGGTGGGGTCTACCGTGGATTTAAGTTATTTATTTGGAGACGTGCCGTAGCAGGGCACGGAGCAGTTGGTGGCACGTGGAACGCGAAACTTGGGTGTTGAATGCGACGGGTTTGGCACGTAGTGAATTATTATAGCGTGGTGAGCATTTTCCAGTTTGGATCAGTTTTCGTACTCAAATCTAAACAGAATCaatcttaaataatttaatatttttaaaaattaattaaattaataaaaaattaaaatcaatttaaattaatataatttaaataatctgatttgatttgatttataatttatattattattattattattttatgatttatgaaaatttattttcttttagacAAGAGTAccatcaaaaatttatcaaataaaataatttaaattaatataagatattgtcactcaataaaataaaatttttaaaaaacattatcattaaagattaagataaaaattttcaatatattataaaaaaataaataattcaataagTAAATCATTTAGGATTCATGGCTAATCAAcacaaaatcaaattaataaacaatatcataaatttataattattttttaatatattaatactcCAACATAAATAACATCCTAATCAAAATGACGTCGTTTTATTAAAGCCAGTCTGGTTCGATTTGAGAATGATTATATTTACTGAAAATCTAAatcaatccaaatttattttttatatgtcaaaaactAAACAAATCGaatcgaataaaattttaaaccaaaccaaaccTGCCGTTTAGTTTGGTTTTATCTATTTGATTGGTTCAGATTCGGTTTTTTCTCACCTGCAGTGAAGGCTATCATTTGACAGTGAAATTGTAGTGTTGGAGAAGAACAGTTGATTGAGTTTATCAAGGAGCAAGCCATGTGCCATAAGTAATGGTGCTTTTATCATTACGTGAACATTGATCACGCACTTATCATGcgaatttttttttggtagaaacacTTATCATATAAATTGACCGGTATTCCTAGGCCACACAGtggaatggatttttttttttccctcttttgaAGGTTAGGTGGGGATGGGAACTTATACAAGTTGAGTTAGGATAAAAAATTCAGGAGATGTTTAGTTGGAAAAAAttgggatctgaaatcaaaatagaaatatatgacttccattccaaccgtttggttggaaaGAATCCTATTTAAATTTCGAAACGAAATGAGAATGGTTCAATCTACCTAAAACTTAATCCCTACATTCTTCTAAGTTCCATTCAGATTCTGATCATGAACTAAACACTATTTGactattctgatttcgattctaattcattccgattcccatttcgattctgattccggCTGCGAACCTAATTCCCCCTAATATCTATATCTcattattttataagatagataatttaataataataaattaaatcaaTAAACATTGCCATCTCTATTAGGAGGTGCTATTTCTTATTATCTTGGATCTATCCTTTTCCACCAAGCTACTCAAACAGAGCGGAATTTGGTACAATCAACAGTCGAATTGAAGAATGATATCCTTTTCGGAATCAAGTTCTATCCATATTTGAAGTTCTAAAGAATTGTACCATTCTGATCAAGATTTGGTATTGCCTTATTCTATAATGATAATTGCACAATACGTGAATTACGATGATCCAAAGATTGGACCTCTCTAGCTCAACCCTGAGAAGCAAAACATCCTGCACCCCAACAGTTGAGCATAGAATTCAGTCCTTGGGCCCCTTTCTTGGTCATATCATGCATGGTGGAGTGATATTTGTGCTTTAGCATATGGTGCAAGGATAGTGCTAGGAGACCCAATTTTCATTTGCCGACCTTGAATGTCTAGCTTTCTCACCCCATGTTTTCTGACACATCCCAAAAGGCACCCTGTAGAATGAAGAATAAATTTCCTTAAACTGAATTATGCTATTCCAGTTTTATAATAATTTAGTTCACTAATTTTCTATTAAATGAAGCCTAATGCTTTGATTAAGTGATTAGCTTAATGGCTTTCCTATAAGCCATTTTATGTGTTCTTCCACCTTGATTTAGGATTATGATGCTGAATTTGTGACTTGGTTTAAGCTTGTTGCATCTGCGATGCCTCAGGCTTCATGTAGTTCTTGTACTATCACTCATATGCATCAAAAGTTCACCTCCAATAGCAAGAAGAGATTGGCACAGACTTGGTATTTATAACAAGCAGTCATTTTCTTCTATGCCCTATATACAGTAGAC from Elaeis guineensis isolate ETL-2024a chromosome 9, EG11, whole genome shotgun sequence includes these protein-coding regions:
- the LOC105051353 gene encoding LOW QUALITY PROTEIN: tryptamine 5-hydroxylase (The sequence of the model RefSeq protein was modified relative to this genomic sequence to represent the inferred CDS: inserted 2 bases in 2 codons), which translates into the protein MEVDPTTFLSLLLLLLATLCLSYHLHRRRDRLPPSPPALPLIGHLHLLTSMPHHALARLSSRLGPILSLRLGRVPFVVVASPGLAREVLKTHDAALASRPALLSARYLSFGCSDVTFSPAGPYWRQARRLCISELLAPRRVAAFRLVRRQEIHRLLRSVASSATASSGGRSHAVDLSARFFNLANDVLCRVAFGRRFSAAGFRLPEVLVESQALFAGFTVGDFFPGLEWVNSATGLRRRLEKNRDDLSAVCDEIIADHQRRIGGPDREEEDFLDVLXRIQKSPDLEVPITDDNLKALVLDMFVAGTDTTSATLEWVMTELARHPQVMEKAQEEVRGIVGSKGIVEEDDIDQFNYMRAVIKETLRLHPPAPLLVPRESIKACVIDGYEIPAKTRVLVNAYAIGRDTQXWQNPLDFNPERFDDIDIDFKGQQDFKLLPFGGGRRGCPGYSFGLATVETTLSKLLYHFDWELPPGVGADDVDMSEIFGLATRKRQPLILIARNCQGYEFKEDEQRDSR